A window from Thermoanaerobaculia bacterium encodes these proteins:
- a CDS encoding phage holin family protein, whose protein sequence is MEEPETPEPASGSWGHWKRAAAAFARSARSLASLRWQMFRREAGAWAKGTALRVVMLVVALTLTVLASALLVAGLVAALYAWWGTLVGAIFAVFGVCVLAAAGLAVVAWRGMAGPSFPRTAEELRRDFDAFTGPES, encoded by the coding sequence GTGGAAGAACCGGAGACGCCGGAACCGGCGTCCGGAAGCTGGGGTCACTGGAAACGCGCCGCTGCGGCATTCGCCCGCTCGGCCCGATCGCTCGCCTCCCTCCGATGGCAGATGTTCCGCCGCGAGGCGGGGGCGTGGGCGAAGGGAACCGCCCTCCGCGTCGTGATGCTCGTCGTCGCGCTGACGCTGACGGTGCTCGCGTCCGCCCTGCTCGTCGCGGGACTCGTGGCCGCGCTCTATGCCTGGTGGGGAACGCTCGTCGGGGCCATCTTCGCCGTGTTCGGCGTGTGCGTGCTGGCGGCCGCCGGTCTGGCCGTCGTGGCGTGGCGGGGAATGGCGGGTCCTTCGTTCCCTCGCACCGCGGAGGAGCTCCGCCGGGATTTCGACGCTTTCACGGGGCCGGAATCGTGA
- a CDS encoding HAMP domain-containing methyl-accepting chemotaxis protein, protein MSPVDPFARRGRSASMTTELVAGVTLLLFLSAIAYLVFFNLIARRAFLGRLRREGTSLVKTAAAGSGYYLDFRLEANLRDIAQSLLLNPAVDYAEFLDADGKLLGQSDPARRPAALVRPGRLPEGEFLFSAPVADTPTAARVLDRLGVTSRGELGRIGTDALVAAGVDRGEADNFRRTAIVGTLRVVLNSHDWNEVKRTLWGGGILLTLLVLAVGVAAIVVATRVMIRPLTLIARSAEHLASGDLSRRIETPHRNEIGVLAASFNTMAEGLAGIARKILSGQRRVREVAGGIRRDSQAVAVRAEAQNEIVDQASASIEKSDGDTRVIGERMEDLSASAEETGSSILEMAASLEEVSQHMDALHASIEETSTAAVEMAQSIASIDQSVESLSAFAGETAASMTLIDASIRQVRESARKSAQLSEGAAHDAQGGQEAVMQTVSAMSAVREAVRADSARMTTLGERSREVGKIVRMIEEVAGETHLLALNAAILAAQAGEEGKGFAVVAAEIRALSERASAGASEIGELLSGMQNEVSVLSDSTKELVRRVEDGSARSQSAGERLGKILERSRQASEAAAEIARATAEQSDGSHRVATAIDRVREQIGQIASAISQQKAGGRHVENAVASMRERSASIKGALREQKNAGDSIAQAAESTLARIREVLSSTERQKAESARLVELISGVRRQSGENTQTASAVSAAVEELQTEIDALEREISRFRLADA, encoded by the coding sequence GTGAGCCCGGTCGACCCGTTCGCCCGCCGCGGCCGGAGCGCGTCGATGACGACGGAGCTCGTCGCGGGAGTGACGCTCCTCCTCTTCCTCTCCGCGATCGCCTACCTGGTCTTCTTCAACCTCATCGCGCGGCGCGCCTTTCTCGGGCGGCTTCGGCGCGAGGGGACCTCGCTCGTGAAGACCGCCGCCGCCGGCAGCGGCTACTACCTCGACTTCCGGCTCGAAGCGAATCTGCGCGACATCGCCCAGTCGCTCCTCCTGAACCCGGCGGTCGACTACGCGGAGTTCCTCGACGCCGACGGGAAGCTCCTCGGCCAGAGCGATCCCGCCCGGCGGCCGGCCGCGCTCGTCCGGCCGGGAAGACTCCCCGAAGGAGAGTTCCTGTTCTCGGCGCCGGTCGCGGACACGCCGACCGCCGCGCGGGTGCTCGATCGCCTCGGCGTGACGAGCCGGGGCGAGCTCGGGCGCATCGGCACCGACGCTCTGGTCGCGGCCGGGGTGGATCGCGGCGAAGCGGACAACTTCCGGCGGACGGCGATCGTGGGCACGCTGCGGGTCGTCCTGAACTCCCACGACTGGAACGAGGTGAAACGGACGCTCTGGGGAGGAGGGATCCTCCTCACGCTCCTCGTGCTCGCCGTCGGCGTCGCGGCGATCGTCGTCGCGACCCGCGTGATGATCCGGCCCCTCACGCTGATCGCCCGGTCGGCCGAGCATCTGGCTTCGGGGGATCTCAGCCGTCGGATCGAGACGCCGCACCGAAACGAGATCGGAGTGCTCGCCGCATCCTTCAACACGATGGCGGAGGGGCTCGCCGGAATCGCCCGGAAGATCCTCTCGGGCCAGCGCCGTGTGCGCGAGGTGGCCGGCGGGATCCGCCGCGATTCGCAGGCGGTCGCGGTCCGCGCCGAGGCGCAGAACGAGATCGTCGACCAGGCCTCGGCCTCGATCGAGAAGTCGGACGGCGACACGCGCGTGATCGGGGAGCGGATGGAGGACCTCTCCGCCTCCGCGGAGGAGACCGGTTCGTCGATCCTCGAGATGGCCGCGTCCCTGGAGGAGGTCTCCCAGCACATGGACGCCCTGCACGCGTCGATCGAAGAAACCTCGACGGCGGCGGTGGAGATGGCCCAGTCGATCGCGTCGATCGATCAGTCGGTCGAGAGCCTGAGCGCCTTCGCCGGGGAGACGGCGGCGTCGATGACGCTGATCGACGCCTCGATCCGGCAGGTTCGCGAGAGCGCCCGCAAGAGCGCCCAGCTCTCCGAGGGCGCGGCCCACGACGCGCAGGGGGGACAGGAGGCGGTGATGCAGACGGTCTCCGCGATGTCGGCCGTCCGCGAGGCGGTCCGGGCCGACTCCGCGCGGATGACGACCCTCGGCGAACGGTCCCGCGAAGTGGGGAAGATCGTCCGGATGATCGAGGAAGTGGCGGGGGAGACCCATCTCCTGGCCTTGAACGCCGCGATCCTCGCGGCGCAGGCGGGCGAGGAGGGCAAGGGTTTCGCGGTCGTCGCCGCCGAGATCCGCGCGCTCTCGGAGCGCGCCTCCGCCGGGGCGTCGGAGATCGGCGAGCTGCTCTCCGGAATGCAGAACGAGGTCTCGGTTCTCTCCGATTCGACCAAGGAGCTGGTCCGCCGCGTGGAGGACGGATCCGCGCGCTCCCAGAGCGCCGGCGAGCGCCTCGGGAAGATTCTCGAGCGGTCGCGGCAGGCGAGCGAGGCCGCCGCCGAGATCGCGCGCGCGACGGCGGAACAGAGCGACGGCTCGCACCGCGTCGCGACCGCGATCGACCGGGTCCGCGAGCAGATCGGGCAGATCGCGTCCGCGATCTCCCAGCAGAAGGCGGGAGGGCGGCACGTCGAGAACGCGGTGGCGTCGATGCGGGAACGCTCCGCGTCGATCAAGGGAGCTCTTCGCGAGCAGAAGAATGCCGGCGACTCGATCGCGCAGGCGGCGGAGAGCACGCTCGCGCGGATCCGCGAGGTCCTTTCCTCGACGGAGCGCCAGAAGGCCGAATCGGCCCGTCTCGTGGAGCTGATCTCGGGCGTCCGCCGCCAGAGCGGAGAGAACACGCAGACCGCGTCCGCGGTGAGCGCGGCGGTCGAGGAGCTCCAGACCGAGATCGACGCGCTCGAGCGGGAGATCTCGCGGTTCCGCCTGGCCGACGCGTGA